A genomic region of Barnesiella viscericola DSM 18177 contains the following coding sequences:
- a CDS encoding phage holin family protein: MPDTTENALKRLFDEGKKYLTLQIDYAKLTATEKLSVILGMSVLFIIILVLAVGAGIYLSFALVYLLEPLVGIVGSYALLGALFLLLIALVVIFKQRLILAPITRFISRVLLDSDNDSKPQ, encoded by the coding sequence ATGCCCGATACTACCGAAAACGCATTGAAGAGACTATTCGACGAAGGCAAGAAATACCTCACCCTGCAAATCGATTATGCCAAGCTCACGGCTACCGAAAAACTATCGGTAATCCTGGGCATGTCGGTGCTGTTTATCATTATCCTGGTCCTCGCCGTAGGAGCCGGCATATACCTCTCCTTCGCGCTGGTCTATCTGCTGGAACCGCTCGTGGGCATCGTGGGCAGCTACGCCCTGCTCGGTGCCCTGTTCCTGTTGCTCATCGCCCTTGTGGTCATCTTCAAGCAACGGCTCATTCTCGCCCCCATCACCCGATTCATCTCACGTGTCCTGCTGGACAGCGACAACGACTCAAAGCCTCAATAA
- a CDS encoding TlpA disulfide reductase family protein, producing MKLVRLIGYIALGLSLAGCNGKYEIAGETSLLPDGTLLLLQKLNQEHFEIIDSAVVNGGHFAFHGRQREPAVAILVPDNERASTFPPLLLALQPGTIQVSIDSVTQIGGTPLNDRLQAYEERRQSFDRQMQTIARQYLNDYLSGQLTDSAFLALKQDFEIEQKGLEKITREYIAANTDNVTSVYLFLQNSFLFTPDEQRQLIANAAPAFRKNVAIRKVARMLARLKNVAPDMPYIDLPLQTPDGHEASLSQYIGKGRYVLLDFWASWCPPCQRQTPYLKQLYNRYDKQRFSIVGISLDTDRSDWLDYVRAHQMNWPQLGDPKGWDSEAILSYVIQGIPHLVLIGPDGRIVANNPSESELNTLLSTRLKPL from the coding sequence ATGAAATTAGTACGATTAATCGGATACATAGCCCTCGGATTGAGTTTGGCCGGCTGTAACGGGAAATATGAAATTGCGGGGGAAACCAGCCTCCTGCCCGACGGGACCCTCCTCTTGCTGCAAAAGTTGAACCAAGAGCATTTTGAAATCATCGACAGCGCCGTGGTCAACGGTGGACACTTCGCTTTTCACGGTCGTCAGCGGGAACCGGCCGTCGCCATACTGGTACCCGACAACGAGCGGGCTTCAACCTTCCCCCCTCTGCTGCTTGCCCTTCAACCTGGCACAATACAGGTTTCTATCGATTCGGTGACTCAAATAGGCGGAACACCCTTGAACGACCGACTGCAAGCCTACGAAGAGAGGCGACAGTCGTTCGACCGGCAAATGCAGACGATTGCCCGGCAATATCTGAACGATTACCTGTCGGGGCAACTGACCGACAGTGCCTTCCTCGCCCTGAAACAAGATTTTGAAATCGAACAGAAGGGTCTCGAAAAGATTACCCGGGAGTATATCGCAGCCAATACCGACAACGTGACATCGGTCTATCTCTTCCTGCAAAACAGTTTTCTCTTTACTCCCGACGAGCAACGGCAACTCATCGCCAACGCAGCACCGGCCTTCCGAAAGAATGTGGCCATACGCAAAGTGGCCCGCATGCTGGCCCGGCTCAAAAACGTGGCCCCCGACATGCCCTACATCGACCTGCCCCTGCAAACACCCGACGGACACGAAGCCTCACTCTCGCAATATATCGGGAAAGGGCGCTATGTACTGCTCGACTTCTGGGCCTCGTGGTGCCCGCCCTGCCAACGGCAAACGCCCTACCTGAAACAACTTTACAACCGATATGACAAACAGCGGTTCTCGATTGTAGGCATCTCGCTCGATACCGACCGCAGCGACTGGCTCGACTACGTGCGAGCCCACCAGATGAACTGGCCGCAACTGGGCGACCCCAAGGGGTGGGACTCCGAAGCCATTCTCTCGTATGTAATCCAGGGTATCCCCCACCTCGTGCTTATCGGCCCCGACGGAAGAATCGTGGCCAATAACCCTTCGGAATCTGAACTGAATACTCTGCTTTCAACCCGGCTCAAACCATTATAA
- a CDS encoding S8 family peptidase yields the protein MLKSVYAVSQNKNQTVVSAFLHLNDENNLEGLEENGVVINAQYGTILSVRIPADNLEAVSQLPAVKYVEIGRPVRKLMNNVRSAAFTNADALHAGTGLSQAYTGKGVVVGIIDGGLQYNHINFYDSQSNELRLKRVWNQNVIGNAPQGYHYGTEYTTPEEIEAAQYDDKEETHATHVTGIAAGAYKGNSYYGIAPDADLVFVSYNLADNSSSNTSITDGIKYIYDYAESVGKPCVINMSLGHHFGPHDGTSTFDRICDELQGEGRLLVGAAGNEGEMPIHAQKTFTADDTTMKSLVEITPYYGYWISSIDIWGDADKDFTVKVIVYDKVNDKVVYTSDAFSTTTGISRVIKNPSGSLGEVTVGAATDPNNHKGNVTLDIVLESLKNNYYIGFEVSGSEGTTINSWTDASYSWFYDSGNDEFTSGDTHSTMGEIGGTGKRIISVGAYTSCNNVVHYYSSLYNRSGRTLNQLASFSSQGPTIDGRMKPDITAPGTMLVSSLNSTTCQRGGSEYEHVVSIENIDDTKYYYGSMEGTSMAAPVVTGTLATWLQARPTLTPEEVREVFSKTAKTDNYTGEIAGVGDNRWGYGKLDAYNGLIQCINLSGDVSGLDKVGAPTHPMVYPNPATTECHFLLPNDDQGVSVALYSLNGSEVYRQYVGDVQAGEQTDVALDGIAPGIYLMRITGEKGLVTTKLTVK from the coding sequence ATGTTAAAGTCGGTATACGCTGTTTCACAAAACAAGAATCAGACCGTCGTATCGGCCTTCCTCCATCTCAACGATGAAAACAACCTCGAAGGGCTCGAAGAGAACGGCGTAGTCATCAACGCCCAATATGGCACCATACTCTCGGTTCGTATTCCGGCCGACAATCTGGAAGCCGTATCCCAGTTACCGGCTGTAAAATATGTCGAAATCGGTCGTCCCGTGCGCAAACTCATGAACAACGTGCGCAGCGCGGCATTCACCAATGCCGATGCACTGCATGCCGGAACCGGACTGTCGCAGGCCTACACGGGAAAAGGTGTCGTAGTGGGTATAATCGACGGCGGGCTGCAATACAACCATATCAATTTTTATGACTCGCAGAGTAACGAACTGCGTCTGAAAAGAGTGTGGAATCAAAACGTGATCGGTAATGCTCCCCAAGGATATCATTATGGCACCGAATATACCACTCCCGAGGAGATTGAGGCAGCCCAATACGATGACAAGGAAGAGACCCATGCTACCCATGTGACCGGTATCGCTGCCGGTGCCTATAAAGGAAACAGCTACTACGGTATCGCTCCCGATGCCGACCTGGTATTCGTGAGCTACAATCTGGCCGACAACAGCAGCAGCAACACCAGCATCACCGACGGTATCAAATACATCTACGACTACGCCGAATCGGTAGGAAAACCCTGCGTCATCAACATGAGTCTGGGGCACCACTTCGGTCCTCACGACGGTACGTCTACCTTCGACCGCATCTGCGACGAGTTGCAGGGCGAAGGCCGGCTGCTGGTCGGTGCCGCCGGTAACGAAGGCGAGATGCCCATACACGCTCAAAAGACCTTCACGGCCGATGACACAACCATGAAGAGTCTGGTCGAAATTACTCCCTATTACGGATATTGGATAAGCTCCATCGATATTTGGGGCGATGCCGACAAGGATTTCACCGTTAAGGTAATTGTCTACGATAAAGTCAATGACAAAGTGGTATATACCTCCGATGCCTTCTCAACAACCACAGGCATAAGCAGAGTAATCAAAAACCCCTCAGGCTCTCTCGGCGAAGTGACTGTTGGCGCAGCAACCGACCCCAACAACCACAAAGGGAACGTGACCCTCGATATCGTATTGGAATCGTTGAAAAACAACTACTACATCGGGTTCGAGGTATCGGGCAGCGAAGGGACCACCATAAACTCCTGGACCGATGCCTCTTATTCGTGGTTCTACGACTCGGGTAATGACGAGTTTACCAGCGGCGACACCCACTCGACCATGGGTGAAATCGGTGGTACCGGCAAACGAATCATCTCGGTAGGAGCCTATACAAGTTGCAACAACGTCGTGCACTATTACAGCTCCTTGTACAACCGCTCGGGACGAACCCTAAACCAACTGGCCTCTTTCTCGAGCCAGGGTCCCACAATCGATGGACGTATGAAACCCGATATTACTGCCCCTGGCACAATGCTCGTATCGTCGCTCAACAGTACCACTTGCCAACGTGGAGGATCGGAATACGAACATGTAGTTTCTATAGAGAATATAGACGACACCAAATATTACTACGGCTCAATGGAAGGAACCTCGATGGCTGCACCTGTCGTGACAGGTACGCTGGCTACCTGGTTGCAGGCCCGACCGACCCTTACCCCCGAAGAGGTGCGTGAAGTCTTTTCCAAAACGGCCAAGACCGACAACTATACCGGTGAGATTGCCGGTGTGGGCGACAACCGCTGGGGCTACGGCAAACTCGATGCCTATAACGGGTTGATTCAATGTATCAATCTCTCGGGCGATGTCTCGGGCTTGGACAAGGTGGGTGCTCCTACCCACCCGATGGTCTATCCCAACCCGGCCACAACCGAATGCCATTTCCTGTTGCCGAACGACGACCAAGGGGTGAGCGTGGCTCTCTACTCGCTCAACGGCTCGGAGGTTTATCGCCAGTATGTGGGCGATGTACAGGCCGGTGAGCAGACGGACGTCGCCCTGGACGGTATTGCTCCGGGCATCTACCTCATGCGCATTACGGGCGAAAAGGGTCTCGTCACAACCAAGTTGACCGTGAAATAA
- a CDS encoding LTA synthase family protein gives MKRRLYFLIGIYCWFFIMFVVQKPLFMLYHWDLYGDTPLSQWLAVMWHGRGLDLSMAAYLTVLPALFTAATACLRGTWWKSVFRIYFVLIAVVVSAITLGDAVLYSFWGFRIDATPLFYLASPADAVASIPVWQTAVILLLIVVYALLLVWPLWCWSGWIPQWEKPRRPWLSLVALLLLTATLFIPIRGGFTVSTMNVGKAYFSDRMELNHAAINPVFSLMSSLAKSEDFSSQYRFFDDAEADALFEPLQGGGPSVFPTDSAQWVKPGANLLLVVLESFSGATMESLGGLSGVMPRLEQIASEGILFTHCYANSFRTDRGLTSILSGYPAQPTASIMKYPSKSQSLPAISKSLRQQGYDTQFIYGGDADFTNMRSYFISMGMNRIVCDSDFPLSERLSKWGVPDHVTFDEVYRLVKEQPEGKPFMKMFLTLSSHEPFDVPMQRFEDKYLNSVAYTDSCLGNFVDRLKQLPVWDNLLVVFVADHAFRYPYNVQNHDIEYHHIPLVWTGGAVRAPRVVDDYMSQTDLAATLLAQLHVPYDDFTFSKNVADTTRTRFAYYTFPDGFGYIDRDGAAVYDCAAQSVLIERNDSNEVRLKRGKAYLQKLYDDLASR, from the coding sequence ATGAAACGACGCCTCTATTTCCTGATAGGTATCTATTGCTGGTTTTTCATCATGTTTGTCGTGCAGAAGCCCCTTTTCATGCTCTATCATTGGGACCTCTACGGGGATACGCCACTGTCGCAGTGGCTGGCGGTGATGTGGCACGGGCGGGGACTCGACTTGTCGATGGCGGCCTATCTCACGGTATTGCCGGCTCTGTTCACCGCCGCGACGGCCTGTCTGCGGGGCACCTGGTGGAAGTCCGTGTTCCGCATCTATTTTGTGCTGATAGCCGTGGTCGTTTCGGCCATCACCCTGGGCGATGCCGTGCTGTACAGTTTCTGGGGATTCCGCATCGATGCCACGCCGCTTTTCTATCTGGCTTCGCCGGCCGATGCCGTGGCCAGTATTCCGGTCTGGCAGACGGCGGTGATTCTGTTGCTCATCGTGGTCTATGCACTGCTGCTCGTGTGGCCCTTGTGGTGCTGGTCGGGGTGGATTCCGCAATGGGAAAAACCGCGCAGGCCCTGGCTCTCGCTGGTTGCACTGTTGCTGCTTACGGCGACCCTGTTTATCCCCATACGGGGCGGGTTCACGGTCTCGACCATGAATGTGGGCAAAGCCTATTTCAGTGACCGCATGGAGTTGAATCATGCCGCCATCAACCCGGTGTTCAGCCTGATGTCGTCGCTTGCCAAGTCGGAGGACTTTTCGTCGCAATATCGCTTTTTCGATGATGCCGAGGCCGATGCCCTTTTCGAGCCGTTGCAGGGTGGGGGACCCTCGGTCTTCCCTACCGACTCGGCCCAATGGGTAAAGCCCGGAGCCAACCTGTTGCTGGTGGTGCTCGAAAGTTTCTCGGGAGCCACCATGGAGAGTCTGGGCGGCCTCTCGGGGGTGATGCCCCGGCTCGAACAGATAGCGTCGGAGGGTATTCTCTTTACCCACTGTTATGCCAACAGTTTCAGGACCGACCGGGGGCTCACTTCGATTTTGAGTGGCTATCCGGCGCAGCCCACGGCCTCGATTATGAAATATCCCTCCAAGTCGCAGTCGCTCCCGGCCATATCGAAATCGCTGCGGCAGCAGGGCTACGATACCCAGTTTATCTATGGCGGTGATGCCGATTTTACCAACATGCGCTCCTACTTTATATCAATGGGTATGAACCGCATCGTGTGCGACAGTGATTTCCCGTTGAGCGAGCGGTTGAGCAAATGGGGAGTTCCCGACCACGTGACCTTCGACGAGGTGTATCGCCTCGTCAAGGAGCAGCCCGAGGGGAAGCCCTTTATGAAGATGTTTCTCACGCTCAGTAGCCACGAGCCGTTCGATGTCCCCATGCAGCGGTTCGAAGACAAGTACCTGAATTCGGTAGCCTATACCGACAGCTGTCTGGGCAACTTTGTGGACCGGCTCAAACAGCTCCCCGTGTGGGACAACCTGCTGGTGGTATTCGTGGCCGACCACGCCTTCCGTTACCCCTATAACGTGCAGAATCACGATATCGAGTATCACCATATTCCCTTGGTGTGGACGGGTGGAGCCGTGCGTGCGCCGCGGGTAGTCGATGATTACATGTCGCAGACCGATTTGGCCGCCACGCTTCTGGCTCAGCTGCATGTGCCTTACGACGATTTCACATTCAGCAAGAATGTGGCCGATACGACTCGTACCCGATTTGCCTACTATACTTTCCCCGACGGTTTCGGTTACATCGACCGCGACGGGGCTGCCGTCTACGATTGTGCCGCACAGTCGGTACTCATCGAGCGGAACGACAGCAACGAGGTGCGGTTGAAGCGTGGAAAGGCCTATTTGCAAAAACTCTATGACGACCTGGCGTCGCGATAA
- a CDS encoding M3 family metallopeptidase, whose amino-acid sequence MKKFLFVSALTVFAIMAQAANPFFGPYKTPHQTVPFDKIKLSHYEPAFKKAIEENQKEIDAIVNQRSTPTFENTIEALDRSGRMLNRVANVFFAVLSAEGNDEMMEISQRVQPMLSEHSNNISLNEKLFERIKYVYDHRDQLDLTPEQQTLLKETYESFALSGAELQGADREKYRALSSELSQLTLNFGQNVLKDTNLFSMMLTEDELDGLPQSVRDAAAALAKSKGKEGYMVNLSYPSYSAFMKYSSRRDLREKLYRAYNTRNQSGEYNNIPILKRIAEVRLEIAKLFGKPTFAEYNLQTTMAGNSANVYNLLNQLLDAYKPAALQEVKEIEGFAIGKEGKDMTLMPWDFSYYSEQLKHIKYDLNDEMLRPYFEVNNTIKGVFGLATRLYGLHFTKNPKIPVYHPEVEAFEVTDNDGNYVGVIYTDFFPRETKRAGAWMTEFKGQWKEEDGTDSRPQVTIVMNFSRPTADAPALLTYDEVETFLHEFGHALHGLLSDVTYSTLSGTNVYRDFVELPSQFNENFLSEKEFLDSFAVHYKTGEKMPVELVEKIKESSQYLAAYLCVRQLTFGFLDMAYHTITAPVDDAVSFEKQAVAKTLVLPDVEGTLTAPQFGHIFSGGYAAGYYGYKWAEVLDADAFAVFKAHGIFDPATAASFRDNILKRGGTENPMTLYKRFKGSEPTIEALMRRDGIIK is encoded by the coding sequence ATGAAAAAATTTTTATTCGTATCAGCCTTAACTGTTTTTGCAATCATGGCACAAGCTGCTAATCCCTTTTTCGGGCCCTACAAGACGCCCCATCAAACCGTTCCGTTCGACAAGATAAAGCTGTCGCACTACGAACCGGCTTTCAAGAAAGCCATTGAAGAGAATCAAAAGGAGATCGACGCTATTGTGAACCAACGTTCGACCCCCACGTTTGAAAATACCATCGAAGCGCTCGATCGCAGCGGTCGCATGCTCAACCGTGTGGCCAACGTCTTTTTTGCCGTGCTGAGTGCCGAGGGTAACGACGAGATGATGGAAATCTCGCAACGCGTACAACCCATGCTGTCGGAACACAGCAACAACATCAGTTTGAACGAGAAGCTCTTCGAGCGCATCAAGTACGTGTATGACCACCGCGACCAACTCGACCTCACCCCCGAGCAACAGACGCTGCTCAAAGAGACCTACGAGTCGTTTGCCCTGAGCGGTGCCGAACTGCAAGGTGCCGACCGCGAGAAATACAGAGCCCTCTCGTCGGAGTTGAGCCAGCTCACTCTCAACTTCGGGCAAAATGTCTTGAAGGATACCAACCTCTTCTCGATGATGCTGACCGAGGACGAATTGGACGGTCTGCCCCAAAGCGTGCGCGACGCCGCTGCCGCCCTGGCCAAGAGCAAAGGGAAAGAGGGTTACATGGTCAACCTCTCGTACCCCAGTTACAGCGCCTTCATGAAATACTCGTCGCGCCGCGACCTGCGCGAGAAACTCTATCGCGCCTACAACACGCGCAACCAGTCGGGCGAATACAACAACATTCCCATCTTGAAACGTATCGCCGAGGTTCGTCTCGAAATTGCCAAGCTCTTCGGTAAACCCACCTTTGCCGAGTACAACCTGCAAACGACCATGGCCGGCAACAGCGCCAACGTGTACAACCTGCTGAACCAACTGCTCGACGCCTACAAACCGGCTGCCTTGCAGGAGGTCAAGGAGATCGAAGGCTTCGCCATCGGTAAAGAGGGGAAGGACATGACGCTCATGCCCTGGGATTTCAGCTACTACTCCGAGCAACTGAAACACATCAAATACGACCTCAACGACGAGATGCTGCGTCCCTACTTCGAGGTGAACAACACCATCAAAGGGGTGTTCGGCCTGGCTACCCGCCTCTACGGTCTGCACTTTACGAAGAATCCCAAAATCCCCGTATATCACCCCGAGGTCGAGGCCTTTGAGGTAACCGACAACGACGGGAACTACGTGGGTGTTATCTATACCGACTTCTTCCCCCGCGAAACCAAACGGGCCGGCGCCTGGATGACCGAATTCAAAGGCCAATGGAAAGAGGAGGACGGAACCGACAGCCGCCCGCAGGTAACGATCGTGATGAACTTCTCACGCCCCACGGCCGATGCTCCGGCGCTGCTCACCTACGACGAGGTAGAGACTTTCCTGCATGAGTTCGGCCACGCACTGCACGGCTTGCTCTCCGACGTAACCTACTCGACCCTCTCGGGTACCAACGTATATCGCGATTTCGTCGAACTGCCCTCGCAATTCAACGAGAATTTCCTCTCCGAGAAAGAGTTCCTCGACAGCTTTGCCGTACATTACAAGACCGGCGAAAAGATGCCTGTCGAGCTGGTAGAGAAGATTAAGGAATCGAGCCAATACCTGGCTGCTTACCTGTGTGTGCGCCAGCTCACCTTCGGCTTCCTCGATATGGCCTACCACACCATCACCGCTCCCGTCGACGATGCCGTATCCTTCGAGAAACAGGCCGTTGCCAAAACCCTGGTATTGCCCGACGTAGAGGGTACCCTCACCGCGCCTCAGTTCGGACACATCTTCTCGGGTGGTTATGCAGCCGGATACTACGGTTACAAATGGGCCGAGGTGCTCGACGCCGATGCCTTCGCCGTGTTCAAGGCTCACGGAATCTTCGACCCGGCCACGGCTGCTTCGTTCCGCGACAACATCTTGAAACGCGGCGGTACCGAGAATCCCATGACACTCTACAAACGCTTCAAAGGCAGCGAGCCTACCATCGAGGCCCTGATGCGCCGCGACGGTATTATCAAATAA
- a CDS encoding DUF5686 and carboxypeptidase-like regulatory domain-containing protein, whose product MAKKIYVALTLCLLCIGLPVSVMAQKATVVKGIVRDSITHEPISYASVFFVGSDKGVMTDDEGRFAVSVRDNFLNVRISTLGYREKTVFVKKGAENNLEIDLVPSDYTLQEVVVKPKKEKYSKKNNPAVEFVKKLIDRRDVGNPKHHDFFNYEKYEKMTFALNDFSEEQKKKWLFKKFQFIFDYVDTSEVSGKPILTVSIKEKIAENYYRRSPETEKSIVTGIKRAGIDEIFNEESVQMLCDDLFREIDIFGNDITLLNNRFVSPLSNIGTSFYKYYLLDTIAVDGVKCIDLGFVPFNSESFGFTGHIYVPEGDSTYFIKKVKLNVPRDINLNYVENMYLEQDYKKLDDGTRIKTKDDAIIEFKVMPATQGLYARRMTTYDKFSFTPPDDLSVYDFEGRERVEIDAQAKPEEFWIDNRHVPVKKKEGAVDKLLARLREVPAFYYTEKFIGILIGGYVETSKDSKFDFGPMNTTISANEVEGARFRVGGVTTAQLNPHWFARGYVAYGTKDEKIKYSGEVEYSFNKKKFHAREFPIHSIKLNHTYDIDQLGQQYMYTNKDNVFLSLKRKSDNKATYLRKTELSYLQERKGGFSFGLGIRNEIQQMATDRIAFIDGYGKEMKDYMQTYFDVKLRFAPNEKFYQTRSNRYPINLDAPVLTLSHSFAFKDVLGSRYSYNRTEFGIQKRFWFSAFGYFDGIVKAGKVWDKVPFPMLILPNANLSYTIQPESYALMNALEFINDQYVSWDFTYNANGALFNRIPLLKYMKLREVFSFRGLYGSLSKKNNPLYNQDLFVFPKGSTEMDKMPYMECGVGLDNIFTILRVDYVWRLTYRDNPNVSKSGVRISLHFSF is encoded by the coding sequence ATGGCAAAAAAGATATATGTGGCGCTGACTCTTTGCCTGTTGTGCATAGGTCTGCCTGTTTCGGTTATGGCACAAAAGGCAACTGTGGTGAAGGGGATTGTGCGGGATTCTATTACTCATGAACCTATCTCCTATGCTTCGGTTTTTTTCGTGGGCAGTGACAAAGGCGTCATGACTGATGATGAGGGTCGGTTTGCTGTTTCCGTGCGGGATAACTTCCTGAACGTACGCATCTCCACATTGGGCTACCGCGAGAAGACGGTCTTTGTGAAAAAGGGGGCCGAGAATAACCTGGAAATCGATTTGGTGCCTTCGGACTATACCTTGCAGGAGGTGGTGGTGAAGCCCAAGAAAGAGAAGTACAGCAAGAAGAATAACCCGGCGGTGGAGTTTGTCAAGAAGCTGATCGATCGGCGCGACGTGGGAAATCCCAAACATCACGACTTTTTCAATTACGAGAAATACGAGAAGATGACTTTTGCCCTCAACGACTTTTCGGAGGAGCAGAAGAAAAAGTGGCTGTTCAAGAAATTCCAGTTTATCTTCGACTATGTCGACACGTCGGAGGTCTCGGGCAAGCCTATCCTCACCGTTTCGATCAAGGAGAAGATTGCCGAGAACTATTATCGCCGCAGTCCCGAGACCGAGAAGTCGATTGTGACCGGTATCAAGCGGGCCGGCATCGACGAGATTTTCAACGAGGAGAGCGTGCAGATGTTGTGCGACGACTTGTTCCGTGAAATCGATATTTTCGGGAACGACATCACGCTGTTGAACAACCGCTTTGTGAGCCCCTTGTCCAACATCGGTACCTCGTTTTACAAATATTATCTGCTCGACACGATTGCCGTCGACGGGGTGAAATGCATCGATCTGGGTTTTGTACCGTTCAATTCCGAGTCGTTCGGTTTTACGGGGCATATTTATGTGCCCGAGGGTGATTCGACCTATTTCATCAAGAAGGTCAAGTTGAATGTGCCTCGCGACATCAACCTCAACTATGTCGAGAACATGTATCTCGAACAGGATTACAAGAAACTGGACGACGGTACCCGTATCAAGACGAAGGACGATGCCATCATCGAGTTCAAGGTGATGCCTGCTACGCAGGGGTTGTATGCCCGGCGTATGACCACTTACGACAAATTCTCGTTCACGCCGCCCGATGATCTGTCGGTCTACGATTTCGAGGGGCGCGAGCGGGTCGAGATCGATGCGCAGGCCAAGCCCGAGGAGTTCTGGATTGACAACCGCCATGTGCCGGTGAAGAAGAAGGAGGGCGCTGTCGACAAACTGTTGGCCCGGCTACGTGAGGTACCGGCCTTCTACTATACCGAGAAATTTATCGGGATACTTATAGGCGGTTATGTCGAAACCAGCAAGGATAGTAAATTCGATTTCGGCCCCATGAACACCACCATCAGTGCCAACGAGGTGGAGGGAGCCCGTTTCAGGGTGGGTGGTGTCACTACTGCGCAACTCAATCCGCACTGGTTTGCCCGGGGATATGTGGCCTACGGTACGAAAGACGAGAAGATAAAATATTCGGGCGAGGTCGAATACTCCTTCAACAAGAAGAAATTCCACGCCCGGGAGTTCCCGATTCATTCGATTAAGCTGAACCATACCTACGACATCGACCAGTTGGGACAGCAGTACATGTACACCAACAAGGATAACGTATTCCTTTCGTTGAAGCGCAAATCGGACAACAAGGCGACCTATCTGCGCAAAACCGAACTCTCCTATTTGCAGGAGCGCAAGGGCGGTTTCTCGTTCGGGTTGGGTATTCGCAACGAGATTCAGCAGATGGCGACCGACCGTATTGCCTTTATCGACGGGTATGGCAAGGAGATGAAGGATTACATGCAGACCTACTTCGACGTGAAGTTGCGCTTTGCTCCCAACGAGAAGTTCTACCAGACCCGCAGCAACCGTTATCCCATCAACCTCGATGCGCCGGTGCTCACCCTCTCGCACAGCTTTGCCTTCAAAGATGTGCTGGGCAGCCGTTACTCCTACAACCGCACCGAGTTTGGCATTCAGAAACGCTTCTGGTTCTCGGCCTTCGGTTATTTCGACGGTATTGTCAAGGCTGGCAAGGTGTGGGACAAGGTGCCTTTCCCCATGCTGATACTCCCCAACGCCAACCTCTCGTACACGATTCAGCCCGAATCGTATGCGTTGATGAATGCGCTTGAATTTATCAATGACCAGTATGTGTCGTGGGACTTTACCTACAACGCCAACGGAGCCTTGTTCAACCGCATTCCGCTGCTCAAATACATGAAGCTGCGCGAGGTCTTCTCGTTCCGTGGACTCTATGGTTCGCTCAGCAAGAAGAACAACCCGCTCTACAATCAAGACCTCTTCGTCTTCCCCAAAGGCAGTACCGAGATGGACAAAATGCCCTACATGGAGTGCGGTGTAGGTCTCGACAACATCTTCACCATCTTGCGGGTCGATTATGTGTGGCGGTTGACCTACCGCGACAATCCCAACGTGAGCAAGAGCGGTGTGCGCATCTCGTTGCACTTCTCGTTCTAA
- a CDS encoding CYTH domain-containing protein, translated as MNLEIERKYRVTDRSYRTGATRCTYYKQGYLSTNPAATVRIRIAGGQAFITVKGTTTGCSRQEYEYPIPVADAAAMLDGLCQSGLIEKKRYLYPYAGHTWEVDEFMGDNEGLVVAEVELQSESESIALPPFIGREVTGDSRYYNSNLAKTPYRDWVEKE; from the coding sequence ATGAATCTGGAAATCGAACGCAAATACCGGGTAACCGACCGGTCGTACCGAACGGGAGCAACCCGTTGCACCTACTACAAGCAGGGATACCTGTCGACTAATCCAGCCGCAACCGTGCGCATACGCATCGCCGGAGGCCAGGCTTTTATCACGGTCAAAGGCACCACCACGGGGTGCAGCCGACAGGAATATGAATACCCCATTCCCGTGGCCGACGCCGCCGCCATGCTCGACGGGCTATGCCAATCGGGCCTCATCGAGAAAAAGCGATACCTCTATCCCTACGCCGGGCACACCTGGGAGGTAGACGAATTTATGGGCGACAACGAAGGGCTGGTCGTGGCCGAAGTCGAGTTGCAATCCGAATCGGAAAGCATAGCCCTCCCCCCCTTCATCGGTCGCGAAGTTACCGGAGACTCTCGTTACTATAACTCCAACCTGGCCAAGACCCCCTATCGTGACTGGGTCGAAAAAGAATAA